The sequence below is a genomic window from Streptomyces sp. B21-105.
CCAGCACCTTGCGGGACGCCGCGTTGTCGTGGGTGGTGGCCGCTCGCAGTGTGCGCAGCCCGTGGCGGGCGACCGCCAGCCGGCACAACTCCTGCACGGCGGCGGTGGCCACGCCACGACCGGCGGCCTTCTCCGCGACCCGGTAGCCGAGTTGCGCGGTGCCGTTCTCGAAGTCGTACAGGTTGAACCGGCCGAGGACCGAGTCGTCGTCCGCGACGAGCAGGTAGAAGGCGCAGACGTCCGCCTCCTGCTCGGCCAGCAGGGCGTCGTGCCGGTCGGCGTACTCGTCGAAGAAGGCGTCGCCGCGGTCGGGGATCGCGGCGGCGAAGTAGGCGCGGTTCGCC
It includes:
- a CDS encoding GNAT family N-acetyltransferase, producing MPELKRLHADHAPEVLAFELANRAYFAAAIPDRGDAFFDEYADRHDALLAEQEADVCAFYLLVADDDSVLGRFNLYDFENGTAQLGYRVAEKAAGRGVATAAVQELCRLAVARHGLRTLRAATTHDNAASRKVLAKAGFVAVGPADLDGKPGIWHERDLLPRP